A window of Halalkalibacillus sediminis contains these coding sequences:
- a CDS encoding DUF7149 domain-containing protein — MENNIYTPRQSLNKAFLKEKPGRDEFDSFKRNFRTLLESVSVGETEEYHKNLITQFLKDTYYKNQYFINTKGRSDLVIYNGKDTSHTVGVILEVKNPSNNAEMLSKDNINVKAMHELLLYYLRERVVNRNYEIKQIIATNLNEWFIFDANIFENAFANNKELINQFMDFENQRLSGSTTQFFYQNIAKPAIKSVIDNLEFTYVNITDGLKLVNNENNEKKLITLYKLFSPTHLLKLPFSNDSNNLNKKFYTELLYIIGLSEKADNGKKIIQRMPTQKRNNGSLMENTIMQIESLDKLSRLEKPHRFGKTNEDRLFNVSLELVLNWINRVLFMKLLEGQLVNFHKGDQSYLFLNSKKVRNFDELNNLFFNVLAKGTHKRNDEVTKKFKTVPYLNSSLFEPTELEHSCFTISQLRDQTLPIYQQTILLDHKGKKRTGELDTLQYLFEFLNAYDFSSEGNEKIQEQSKTIINASVLGLIFEKINGYKDGSFFTPGYITMFISRETIRRKVVQKFNETKDWNCNNFNELFNKITDKKEANDIINSIKICDPAVGSGHFLVSALNELIAIKSDLKILIDKSGRTLRDYHLEVINDELIITNEDGILFEYHPTNRESQRIQETIFREKKSIIENCLFGVDINPNSVNICRLRLWIELLKNAYYKDNGNSTELETLPNIDINIKWGNSLVSRYPLDAPLGKITKKSKLNVSEYLKAVDDYRNATNKEEKRSLEILISEIKNNFESNVTFPDQLKLSDLEKKLFLIENQTSLFELSRKEKIERNKNIKSLKNQINSHKKKIDDIKSNKMYEESFEWRFEFPEVLDNKGKFIGFDIIIGNPPYVYRKADLTKSLKDYYKTNYFNVDGNFDLYKYFVERSVQLLAPNGYNCLITNSSFLLQQSFKKTREYILYNSTLELIAPLGPNIFKEATVDTVIYLINNNPKEKALKQVKVIPMNKTKSTSINKDSYYIDQRRFFHNENYAFDCLLNEKGHNLVHRLFNEFPPIEHGFDFGVGINTGYIKNELTDVSKVDNRYHPMVPGSGISKYGEVRTDGYIMYDKEFVKSQGKLGRALPSEKFFYEPKILIVRTRNLSLNDRIIATIDTEKKYNLNRLSNIIAKEGFNIYGLLGILNSSLFNWLFSKRYLDYEIKPIYLRKAPLANSNDSELITLVGKIMYCNKESTEYNKLKKQIDDIVFNLYNLTDEERALIKNDLNK, encoded by the coding sequence ATGGAAAACAATATTTATACACCTAGGCAATCGTTGAACAAAGCTTTTTTAAAAGAGAAACCAGGTCGTGATGAATTTGATAGCTTTAAAAGAAATTTTAGAACCTTATTAGAAAGTGTTAGTGTCGGGGAAACAGAAGAGTACCATAAGAATTTAATAACACAGTTTTTAAAAGACACATATTATAAAAATCAATACTTCATAAATACTAAAGGCAGAAGTGATTTAGTAATTTATAACGGAAAAGATACTAGTCATACAGTAGGTGTAATCTTAGAAGTTAAAAACCCATCAAATAATGCAGAAATGTTAAGTAAAGACAATATTAATGTTAAAGCAATGCATGAGCTTTTGCTTTATTATTTGAGAGAAAGAGTAGTAAATCGTAATTATGAAATCAAACAAATTATCGCTACCAATCTTAATGAATGGTTCATATTTGATGCAAACATTTTTGAGAATGCATTTGCTAATAACAAAGAATTAATAAACCAGTTCATGGACTTTGAAAATCAGAGATTAAGCGGTAGCACTACTCAATTCTTTTATCAAAATATAGCCAAACCAGCAATAAAATCTGTAATTGATAATCTAGAGTTCACTTACGTCAATATCACAGATGGTTTAAAACTAGTTAACAATGAAAACAATGAGAAAAAACTAATTACGCTTTATAAACTATTCTCACCGACACATTTACTCAAGTTACCGTTTTCAAATGATAGCAATAATTTAAACAAGAAATTTTATACCGAATTATTATACATAATTGGTCTATCTGAAAAAGCTGATAACGGAAAAAAGATAATACAAAGAATGCCCACCCAAAAAAGAAACAATGGCTCCCTTATGGAAAATACCATAATGCAAATCGAAAGCCTAGATAAACTTTCTAGGCTTGAAAAGCCGCATAGATTCGGCAAAACTAATGAAGATAGGTTGTTTAACGTTTCTCTTGAACTCGTTTTAAATTGGATAAATAGGGTGCTTTTTATGAAATTACTTGAAGGACAATTAGTAAATTTCCATAAAGGCGATCAAAGCTATTTATTCCTAAACTCAAAAAAGGTTAGGAACTTTGATGAGCTGAATAACTTATTTTTTAACGTATTAGCTAAAGGTACCCACAAAAGAAATGATGAAGTTACCAAAAAGTTTAAGACAGTACCATACTTAAATAGTTCTTTATTTGAACCTACAGAGCTTGAACACTCATGTTTTACCATTAGTCAATTACGTGATCAAACGCTTCCTATCTATCAGCAAACTATATTACTCGATCATAAAGGAAAAAAAAGAACAGGCGAACTTGATACATTACAATATTTATTTGAATTCTTAAATGCCTACGATTTTAGTTCTGAAGGTAATGAAAAAATACAAGAACAGAGTAAAACAATAATTAATGCTTCAGTTCTAGGGTTAATCTTTGAAAAAATAAATGGATATAAAGATGGTTCATTTTTTACCCCTGGTTATATAACTATGTTTATTTCTAGGGAGACTATTAGAAGAAAAGTTGTTCAAAAATTTAACGAAACTAAAGATTGGAATTGTAACAACTTTAATGAATTATTTAATAAAATTACTGATAAAAAAGAAGCTAATGACATTATAAATAGTATTAAAATATGTGATCCTGCAGTAGGGTCAGGTCACTTTTTAGTTTCTGCCTTGAATGAATTAATTGCTATAAAGAGTGATCTTAAGATTCTTATTGACAAAAGTGGTAGAACGCTTCGTGATTATCACCTTGAAGTAATTAACGATGAATTAATAATAACTAATGAAGATGGAATATTATTTGAATACCACCCTACTAATAGAGAAAGTCAAAGAATCCAAGAGACGATATTTAGAGAAAAGAAATCCATTATAGAAAATTGCCTTTTTGGGGTTGATATTAACCCAAACTCCGTAAACATCTGTAGACTTAGGTTATGGATTGAATTGTTGAAGAATGCCTATTATAAAGATAATGGTAATTCAACTGAGCTAGAAACATTGCCTAATATAGATATCAATATTAAATGGGGGAATTCGTTAGTTAGTAGATATCCCTTAGATGCGCCTTTGGGAAAAATAACAAAAAAAAGCAAACTAAATGTATCAGAATATCTAAAAGCTGTAGATGATTATCGTAACGCAACAAACAAAGAAGAAAAGAGGAGCTTAGAGATCCTTATATCTGAAATCAAAAACAATTTTGAGAGTAATGTTACTTTTCCTGATCAATTAAAATTATCGGACCTTGAAAAAAAGCTATTTTTAATTGAAAACCAAACCTCTTTATTCGAATTATCAAGGAAAGAAAAGATAGAGAGAAACAAAAACATAAAAAGCTTAAAGAATCAAATTAATAGCCATAAGAAAAAAATTGATGATATTAAAAGTAATAAGATGTATGAAGAATCATTTGAATGGAGATTCGAATTCCCAGAAGTTCTTGATAATAAAGGAAAGTTTATTGGGTTTGATATTATAATTGGTAATCCACCATATGTTTACAGAAAGGCTGATTTAACTAAATCATTAAAAGATTATTATAAAACTAATTATTTTAATGTTGATGGTAATTTTGATTTATATAAATACTTTGTAGAGCGCTCGGTTCAACTTTTAGCTCCTAATGGTTATAATTGTCTAATAACTAATTCTTCATTTTTGCTACAGCAATCTTTTAAGAAAACTAGAGAGTATATTTTATATAATTCTACTCTAGAACTAATTGCTCCATTAGGTCCTAACATATTTAAAGAAGCTACAGTGGACACTGTTATATATCTAATTAATAATAATCCTAAAGAAAAGGCTCTAAAACAAGTTAAAGTTATTCCAATGAATAAAACAAAAAGTACTAGTATAAATAAAGATTCTTACTATATCGATCAAAGAAGATTTTTCCATAATGAGAATTATGCTTTTGATTGTTTACTTAATGAAAAAGGACACAACTTGGTTCATAGATTATTTAATGAATTCCCTCCAATCGAACATGGCTTTGATTTTGGTGTTGGTATTAATACTGGGTATATTAAGAATGAGCTCACTGATGTAAGTAAGGTTGATAATAGGTATCATCCTATGGTACCAGGCAGTGGAATCTCAAAATACGGCGAAGTAAGAACTGATGGATATATAATGTATGATAAAGAATTTGTGAAATCTCAAGGAAAATTAGGTAGAGCTCTTCCATCAGAAAAGTTTTTTTACGAGCCAAAGATTCTAATAGTGAGAACAAGAAACCTTTCATTAAATGATAGGATTATTGCAACTATTGATACTGAGAAAAAATACAATTTAAATAGGCTAAGCAATATAATAGCCAAGGAAGGGTTTAACATTTATGGACTTTTAGGTATTTTAAATTCAAGCTTATTCAATTGGTTATTCTCAAAACGATATCTTGACTATGAAATAAAACCAATTTATCTAAGAAAGGCTCCACTAGCAAATTCTAATGATTCTGAGTTAATAACATTAGTTGGGAAAATAATGTACTGCAATAAAGAAAGTACAGAGTATAATAAACTTAAAAAACAAATAGATGATATTGTTTTTAATTTGTATAACTTAACAGATGAAGAGCGAGCTTTGATAAAGAATGATCTTAACAAATAA